One region of Trinickia violacea genomic DNA includes:
- the dnaJ gene encoding molecular chaperone DnaJ: MAKRDYYEVLGVAKNASDDEIKKAYRKLAMKYHPDRNPDNKGAEEHFKEVKEAYEMLSDSQKRTAYDQYGHAGVDPNMGAAGAQGFGGFADAFGDIFGDIFGQAAGGAARGGRGGPQVYRGADLRYSMEITLEQAAHGYDTQIRVPSWVSCEVCHGSGAKPGTKPETCPTCHGAGAVRMSQGFFSIQQTCPKCHGSGSYIPEPCAHCHGAGKVKETKTLEVKIPAGIDDGMRIRSAGNGEPGINGGPSGDLYVEIHIKPHSVFERDGDDLHCQMPIPFTTAALGGEIEVPTLAGRASFSVAEGTQSGKTFRLRGKGIKGLRSSIAGDLYVHVQVETPVKLTEQQRDLLKQFEKSLVEGGPRHSPQSKSWFDRVKSFFD, encoded by the coding sequence ATGGCGAAACGGGATTACTACGAGGTTCTGGGCGTCGCGAAGAACGCGAGCGACGACGAGATCAAGAAGGCTTATCGCAAGCTCGCGATGAAGTACCACCCCGACCGCAATCCGGACAACAAGGGTGCGGAAGAGCATTTCAAAGAGGTGAAGGAAGCCTATGAAATGCTGTCGGACTCGCAAAAGCGCACGGCTTACGACCAGTACGGCCATGCCGGGGTCGACCCGAACATGGGAGCGGCGGGCGCACAGGGCTTCGGCGGATTTGCCGACGCGTTCGGCGATATCTTCGGCGACATCTTCGGCCAGGCCGCCGGCGGCGCTGCGCGCGGCGGCCGGGGCGGCCCGCAGGTCTATCGCGGCGCGGACCTGCGCTACAGCATGGAGATCACGCTCGAGCAGGCCGCGCACGGCTACGACACGCAGATTCGCGTGCCGAGCTGGGTGTCGTGCGAAGTCTGTCACGGCTCCGGCGCGAAGCCCGGTACGAAACCCGAAACCTGCCCGACCTGTCACGGCGCCGGCGCGGTCCGGATGTCGCAAGGCTTTTTCAGCATCCAGCAGACCTGCCCGAAGTGTCACGGCAGCGGCTCCTACATCCCCGAGCCGTGCGCGCATTGCCACGGCGCGGGCAAGGTGAAGGAAACGAAGACGCTCGAAGTGAAGATCCCCGCGGGCATCGACGACGGCATGCGCATCCGCTCGGCCGGCAATGGCGAGCCAGGCATCAACGGCGGGCCGTCGGGCGATTTGTACGTCGAGATTCACATCAAGCCGCACTCGGTGTTCGAGCGCGACGGCGACGATCTCCATTGCCAGATGCCGATTCCGTTCACCACGGCGGCGCTCGGCGGCGAGATCGAAGTGCCGACGCTGGCGGGCCGCGCGAGCTTCTCGGTGGCGGAAGGCACGCAGTCGGGCAAGACGTTCCGTCTGCGCGGCAAGGGCATCAAGGGGCTGCGTTCGAGCATCGCAGGCGATCTCTACGTGCACGTGCAGGTTGAGACGCCCGTGAAGCTGACCGAACAGCAGCGCGATCTGCTCAAGCAGTTCGAGAAATCGCTCGTTGAAGGTGGTCCGCGTCACAGCCCGCAGAGCAAGAGCTGGTTCGACCGCGTGAAGAGCTTCTTCGATTGA
- the dnaK gene encoding molecular chaperone DnaK: protein MGKIIGIDLGTTNSCVALMEGNQVKVIENSEGARTTPSIIAYMDDNEILVGAPAKRQSVTNPKNTLFAVKRLIGRRFEEKEVQKDIGLMPYKIIKADNGDAWIEAHDQKLAPPQISAEVLRKMKKTAEDYLGEPVTEAVITVPAYFNDSQRQATKDAGRIAGLEVKRIINEPTAAALAFGLDKAEKGDRKIAVYDLGGGTFDISIIEIADVDGEMQFEVLSTNGDTFLGGEDFDQRIIDYIIGEFKKEQGVDLSKDVLALQRLKEAAEKAKIELSSSQQTEINLPYITADASGPKHLNLKITRAKLEALVEELITRTVEPCKIAIKDAGVKVSEIDDVILVGGMTRMPKVQETVKEFFGKEPRRDVNPDEAVAVGAAIQGQVLSGDRKDVLLLDVTPLSLGIETLGGVMTKMINKNTTIPTKHSQVYSTADDNQGAVTIKVFQGEREMAAGNKLLGEFNLEGIPPAPRGVPQIEVTFDIDANGILHVGAKDKATGKENRITIKANSGLSEAEIEKMVKDAEANAEEDHKLRELADARNQGDALVHSTKKALTEYGDKIDASDKEKIEAALKELEETLKSNTSDKAAIEAKIEAVATASQKLGEKMYADMQAAQGAAAGAAGAAGASAGAGNGGASAQPEDDVVDAEFKEVKKD, encoded by the coding sequence ATGGGCAAAATCATCGGTATCGACCTCGGCACCACGAACTCTTGCGTGGCGCTGATGGAAGGCAATCAGGTCAAGGTGATCGAAAACTCGGAAGGCGCTCGCACGACGCCGTCGATCATCGCCTACATGGACGACAACGAAATCCTCGTTGGCGCGCCTGCGAAACGCCAGTCGGTGACCAATCCGAAGAACACGCTGTTCGCGGTGAAGCGCCTGATCGGCCGCCGTTTCGAAGAGAAGGAAGTCCAGAAGGACATCGGCCTGATGCCGTACAAGATCATCAAGGCTGACAACGGCGACGCCTGGATCGAAGCGCACGACCAGAAGCTCGCGCCGCCGCAAATCTCGGCGGAAGTGCTGCGCAAGATGAAGAAGACCGCTGAAGACTACCTCGGCGAGCCGGTCACCGAAGCTGTGATCACGGTTCCCGCGTACTTCAACGACAGCCAGCGCCAGGCCACCAAGGATGCAGGCCGCATCGCCGGTCTCGAAGTGAAGCGGATCATCAACGAGCCGACGGCGGCAGCGCTCGCGTTCGGTCTCGACAAGGCCGAAAAGGGCGACCGCAAGATCGCGGTGTATGACCTCGGCGGCGGCACGTTCGACATTTCGATCATCGAAATCGCGGACGTGGACGGCGAAATGCAGTTCGAAGTGCTGTCGACGAACGGCGATACGTTCCTGGGCGGTGAAGACTTCGACCAGCGCATCATCGATTACATCATCGGCGAGTTCAAGAAAGAGCAGGGCGTCGATCTTTCCAAGGATGTGCTCGCGCTGCAGCGCCTGAAGGAAGCGGCGGAAAAGGCAAAGATCGAGCTGTCGTCGAGCCAGCAGACCGAAATCAACCTGCCGTACATCACGGCGGATGCGTCGGGTCCGAAGCACTTGAACCTGAAGATCACGCGCGCCAAGCTCGAAGCGCTCGTCGAAGAGCTGATCACGCGCACGGTCGAGCCGTGCAAGATCGCGATCAAGGACGCGGGCGTGAAGGTCAGCGAGATCGATGACGTTATCCTGGTCGGCGGCATGACGCGTATGCCGAAGGTGCAGGAGACGGTGAAGGAGTTCTTCGGCAAGGAGCCGCGCCGCGACGTGAACCCGGACGAAGCCGTGGCCGTGGGCGCCGCGATTCAGGGCCAGGTGCTGTCGGGCGACCGCAAGGACGTGCTGCTGCTCGACGTGACCCCGCTGTCGCTCGGCATCGAAACGCTCGGCGGCGTGATGACGAAGATGATCAACAAGAACACCACGATCCCGACGAAGCACTCGCAGGTGTATTCGACCGCCGACGACAACCAGGGCGCGGTGACGATCAAGGTGTTCCAGGGCGAGCGCGAGATGGCGGCTGGCAACAAGCTGCTCGGCGAGTTCAACCTCGAAGGCATTCCGCCCGCACCGCGCGGCGTGCCGCAGATCGAAGTGACCTTCGACATCGACGCAAACGGCATTCTGCACGTCGGCGCGAAGGACAAGGCGACCGGCAAGGAAAACCGCATCACCATCAAGGCGAACTCGGGCTTGTCGGAAGCCGAGATCGAGAAGATGGTGAAGGACGCCGAGGCGAACGCGGAAGAAGATCACAAGCTGCGTGAGCTGGCTGACGCGCGCAACCAGGGCGATGCGCTCGTGCACAGCACGAAGAAGGCGCTGACCGAGTACGGCGACAAGATCGACGCGTCGGACAAGGAAAAGATCGAAGCTGCGTTGAAGGAGCTCGAAGAGACGCTCAAGAGCAACACCAGCGACAAGGCGGCGATCGAAGCCAAGATCGAAGCGGTGGCGACGGCTTCGCAGAAGCTCGGCGAAAAGATGTACGCCGACATGCAAGCGGCTCAAGGCGCGGCAGCAGGCGCGGCGGGTGCGGCAGGCGCATCGGCCGGCGCGGGCAACGGCGGTGCTTCGGCTCAGCCGGAAGACGACGTGGTCGATGCCGAGTTCAAGGAAGTGAAGAAGGACTGA